One stretch of Agelaius phoeniceus isolate bAgePho1 chromosome 15, bAgePho1.hap1, whole genome shotgun sequence DNA includes these proteins:
- the LOC143695295 gene encoding uncharacterized protein LOC143695295: MARRDRGHRGAAPRRLRSAPLRAPGSAQRRGAGSAEGDADCIILKESGRDGRRVPRRHRAAPGTGTGTGGQRRARQGAHSPGSTADSGSTADSGSTADSGSTADSGSTADSGSGSTADSAGPRRAGPGRQRCRPPLTARAPVQSLPLRPLGRQRPTPARPQRACPGSAGAPGARPRLPRRSGTRSRCRRSSSPGAGREGTGRGAREGGGGTGGGSGGAEDPLYLWVSHGESRGRAGTATSCPSPLLGPGAAGTERGAGSPVQPKPSGGAAGAAPRAPHTAGHPRERDSTAP, from the coding sequence ATGGCCCGCCGGGACCGCGGGCaccgcggggccgccccgcgccgGCTCCGCTCCGCCCCGCTGCGCGCTCCGGGCTCCGCTCAGCGGcgcggggccggcagcgcggaGGGCGATGCCGATTGCATCATCTTAAAGGAGTCGGGCCGGGATGGGCGCCGCGTCCCGCGCCGGCACCGGGCAGCGCCGGGCacgggcacaggcacaggcgGGCAGCGCCGGGCACGGCAGGGCGCGCACAGCCCGGGCAGCACCGCGGACAGCGGCAGCACCGCGGACAGCGGCAGCACCGCGGACAGCGGCAGCACCGCGGACAGCGGCAGCACCGCGGAcagcggcagcggcagcacCGCGGACAGCGCCGgtccccgccgggccgggccgggccggcagcgctgccgcccgccgctCACCGCTCGAGCTCCGGTGCAGTCCCTCCCGCTCCGTCCCCTCGGCCGGCAGCGCCCGACCCCTGCCCGCCCCCAACGTGCCTGTCCCGGCTCCGCGGGGGCTCCCGGTGCGCGGCCGCGGCTGCCGCGCAGGAGCGGGACTCGctcccgctgccgccgctcctCATCTCCCGGAGCCGGCAGGGAGGGGACCGGCCGCGGGGCgcgggagggaggaggagggaccGGGGGCGGCTCCGGCGGTGCGGAGGACCCGCTGTACTTGTGGGTCTCTCACGGGGAGAGCCGCGGACGCGCCGGCACCGCCACCTCGTGTCCGTCCCCGCTGCTCGGCCCGGGCGCTGCGGGCACCGAGAGAGGAGCCGGCAGCCCGGTGCAGCCGAAACCCAGCGGaggcgctgcgggagcggctccCCGGGCACCCCACACTGCCGGGCACCCGCGGGAACGGGACAGCACAGCCCCGTGA